TCCATGACCGCCACGCCGTCGTTCGCGGCAGCACAGGCGAGGACGGCGACGTCGGCGTCGCTGAGGTTGCTGTTCCGCTGGAGCCGCGTTCCCAGCGAGGTGGACTCGACGGTCACGACCTCGAAGTGGTGGGCGTCGACGCTCCGCTCGATCCGACGGGCGTCGGGATACCCCGCTTCGATACCGGTCGCGACGACTTCCTCGTAGACGCCCTCGGGAATCACACAGGACTCGTCGAGGTGCTCGACGAGCGTGAGCCTCTCCACTTTCGCGAGGTAGATGAGCGGCGTCGCGTCGAAGACCCACATTCACAGCGCCTCGAGATCCCCGTCGAGGTGCTCATCCGCGACCCAGGTGATATCGCGCTCCTCGGCGAGCCGGGCGAAGTCCCAGACGGACATCCCGGCCACCTCGGCCGCTTTACTGAACGTGATGGTCCCGGCTGCGAGTTGCTCCAGTGCCTGCTCGCGACGCCACTCGTCGAGCCCCTCGGAGAGGAGTTTACGAACGGCCGTACTCCGGTCGAGGTTCTCGTCGTCGAGATACGCGTCGAGTTCGGCCTCTAGCTCGTCGGGCACCCGTGCCGAGATCGTTCCCATAGTGTTTACATCGTATGCATCGTATACAAACCCTTCGTCGATTCGAGAACACCGCGAGTGGCCTCAGAGCTCCGTGGCGGCCAACCGCAGGTCCTCACGGGTGTTGACGTTCCGCAGTGAGTCGAGCCCGGCGACCGCCCGGATCTCGGACTCCTGGACGACGGCCCAGTCGAGGTCGTTCAGGGCGGCGAACACCGCCCGCTGGTCGCGGGCCAGCGCCGCCTCGCAGGCCGCGACGGTCGCGTCGACGTGGTAGACCGCCTGGAGCGGTTGGTCCCGGCCGTCGACCCGCGGGACGGCGGCGTCCCGGTCCCGCGCCCGCTCGAACAGCCGACGAACGAGGGCGGGGTCGACGAACGGCATGTCGCAGGCCACGACGACGGCGAACTCGGACTCGGCGGCCCGGAGCCCGGTCAGGATGCCGGTCATCGGCCCCCGATCGGGCTCGTCGTCCGCCGCGACGGTCACGGGGTGGTCGTACCCCGTCAGGGCGTCCTCGATGGCCGGGCGCTGCTCGGGGCGGCAGTTGAGGACCAGGTCGTCGATCACGGGCGCGAGGCGGTCGGCGACTCGGCGGCTCATCGGCGTCCCCGCGAGGTCGGCGACGGCCTTGTCCCCCTCACCGAACCGCGTCGAGTAGCCCCCGGCGACGATCACGCCCGTTCGCATGGCCGGCGGTACGGACCCGGTTCACAAGAAGCCCGCCCCGAACGGACGGCCCTCCCGTGGTGACCATCCGGAGGG
Above is a genomic segment from Halorientalis sp. LT38 containing:
- a CDS encoding UPF0175 family protein is translated as MGTISARVPDELEAELDAYLDDENLDRSTAVRKLLSEGLDEWRREQALEQLAAGTITFSKAAEVAGMSVWDFARLAEERDITWVADEHLDGDLEAL
- a CDS encoding DUF3368 domain-containing protein, producing MWVFDATPLIYLAKVERLTLVEHLDESCVIPEGVYEEVVATGIEAGYPDARRIERSVDAHHFEVVTVESTSLGTRLQRNSNLSDADVAVLACAAANDGVAVMDETYGRDVAAAEGITTRGTAFLVLKLTKQGAIDVDDAGTVIDGMIDEGWYCAPDVYTKIVRKLETLAD
- the mobA gene encoding molybdenum cofactor guanylyltransferase, giving the protein MRTGVIVAGGYSTRFGEGDKAVADLAGTPMSRRVADRLAPVIDDLVLNCRPEQRPAIEDALTGYDHPVTVAADDEPDRGPMTGILTGLRAAESEFAVVVACDMPFVDPALVRRLFERARDRDAAVPRVDGRDQPLQAVYHVDATVAACEAALARDQRAVFAALNDLDWAVVQESEIRAVAGLDSLRNVNTREDLRLAATEL